One part of the Streptomyces ferrugineus genome encodes these proteins:
- a CDS encoding MFS transporter, with translation MALAVFAQESTWNFYESQVPPLLWEHLASAAVVGLLMGMDNLLGIFIQPWIGNRSDRTRTSWGRRMPYLVVGMPIAAVLFVVIPHTAASLPLLIAVMFSYALVANTFKPIAEALVPDFIAPERRSRANAAVKIASSLTAIVAAVISVLLVDNHLSLAFAIPAIIMLISIAVLAGTVRDSRSPAYRAALAESDETHRDGRAEPRVRDTLLEILKDTDRRRLLLLVAILLFGSAWAASRSLMTPYGTEALDMSRGAAGGLTLPSGLAFIVAAYPAAVLAERYGRLRVMTAGMSVFAGAMVLGTLIQTATGATVALCIAAAGATCFLVNAVVVLWNLAPSARVFGTYAGLYTVGWAGGGFLGPALVGAMVDVNGWRLMLLDIAVVAALSITVVTRISALQRRTAPALAQRQETRNTWPTS, from the coding sequence GTGGCTCTCGCGGTTTTCGCACAGGAGTCGACCTGGAACTTCTACGAATCTCAGGTTCCGCCGCTCCTGTGGGAGCACCTCGCCAGCGCAGCCGTCGTAGGTCTGCTGATGGGCATGGACAACCTGCTGGGCATCTTCATCCAGCCGTGGATCGGCAACCGGTCGGACCGCACGAGGACCTCCTGGGGGCGGCGGATGCCCTACCTGGTCGTCGGAATGCCGATCGCCGCCGTGCTGTTCGTCGTCATCCCGCACACGGCGGCGTCCTTGCCGCTGTTGATCGCGGTGATGTTCTCGTACGCGCTCGTGGCGAACACGTTCAAGCCGATCGCCGAAGCACTCGTGCCGGACTTCATCGCGCCCGAGCGGCGCAGCCGGGCCAATGCCGCAGTCAAGATCGCGTCGAGTCTGACGGCCATCGTCGCGGCGGTCATCAGCGTCCTCCTGGTCGACAACCATCTGAGCCTCGCCTTCGCGATCCCCGCGATCATCATGCTGATCTCGATCGCGGTGCTCGCCGGCACCGTGCGCGACAGCCGGTCCCCGGCCTACCGCGCCGCGCTGGCCGAAAGCGACGAGACACACAGGGACGGGCGCGCCGAGCCACGAGTCAGGGACACCCTCCTGGAGATCCTCAAGGACACCGACCGCCGCCGGCTCCTGCTCCTCGTCGCGATTCTGCTCTTCGGCAGCGCCTGGGCCGCGTCCAGGTCGTTGATGACGCCGTACGGGACGGAAGCGCTCGACATGTCACGCGGCGCCGCCGGAGGGCTCACCCTGCCGAGCGGTCTCGCGTTCATCGTGGCCGCCTACCCGGCCGCCGTGCTCGCCGAGCGCTACGGACGGCTTCGGGTCATGACCGCGGGTATGTCGGTCTTCGCCGGCGCCATGGTGCTGGGGACGCTCATCCAGACTGCGACGGGAGCCACCGTCGCCCTGTGCATCGCGGCAGCCGGTGCGACCTGTTTCCTGGTCAACGCGGTGGTCGTCCTGTGGAACCTCGCACCCTCGGCACGCGTGTTCGGCACCTACGCCGGTCTGTACACCGTCGGTTGGGCCGGCGGCGGCTTCCTGGGTCCGGCGCTGGTCGGCGCGATGGTCGACGTCAACGGCTGGCGCTTGATGCTCCTGGACATCGCCGTCGTCGCCGCGCTGTCGATCACCGTCGTCACCAGGATCAGCGCACTCCAGCGGCGCACAGCCCCCGCACTCGCACAGCGGCAGGAGACGAGGAACACATGGCCCACATCCTGA
- a CDS encoding phosphoglycerate dehydrogenase has protein sequence MAHILITTDYLRPGDEVDQYLRTHGHTTVHSPMAGRRDPEQLVALLDGIDAALVANEPLTADVLSRAPRLRAVVRTGVGHDSIDIAAAGRLGITVSNLPGINANAVAEYTLGLLLAAARRLVQSASGVRAGGWPRQDGRELRGSTLGLLGYGAAARAVVPLAQAFGMRVLCTTGVPEHERTDPSVRFVGLPELLTTADYVSIHTALTDRTRRLLDATAFGRMKPTAILVNTARGAIVDEQALADAVRTGRIAGAALDVVGDEPLAADSPLRDVDGIVVYSHLAGQTAEARAAAGIEGAAEVMAALAGRPRFPVNTHLLPQTQPDG, from the coding sequence ATGGCCCACATCCTGATCACCACGGACTACCTGCGGCCCGGCGACGAGGTCGACCAGTACCTGCGGACACACGGCCACACGACCGTCCACTCACCGATGGCCGGCCGACGCGACCCCGAGCAACTCGTCGCCCTCCTCGACGGCATCGACGCGGCACTCGTCGCCAATGAGCCCCTGACCGCCGACGTCCTGTCCCGAGCTCCCCGCCTGCGCGCCGTCGTGCGGACCGGCGTAGGCCATGACTCGATCGATATCGCCGCCGCGGGCAGGCTCGGCATCACGGTGAGCAATCTGCCGGGCATCAACGCCAACGCCGTGGCCGAGTACACCCTCGGTCTGCTGCTGGCCGCGGCACGGCGCCTGGTGCAGAGCGCGTCCGGGGTCAGGGCCGGTGGCTGGCCCAGGCAGGACGGCCGTGAACTGCGCGGGTCCACTCTCGGCCTGCTCGGGTACGGCGCGGCCGCCCGTGCCGTCGTACCGCTGGCCCAGGCGTTCGGCATGCGTGTCCTCTGCACGACCGGTGTGCCGGAGCACGAGCGCACCGATCCGTCGGTGCGGTTCGTCGGACTTCCCGAGCTGCTGACGACCGCCGACTACGTGTCGATCCACACCGCGCTCACGGACCGGACGCGACGACTCCTCGACGCCACCGCGTTCGGCCGGATGAAGCCGACGGCGATCCTGGTCAACACGGCTCGCGGAGCGATCGTCGACGAGCAGGCACTGGCCGACGCCGTGCGCACGGGACGGATCGCCGGAGCGGCGCTCGACGTGGTGGGCGACGAGCCGCTCGCCGCCGACAGCCCGCTGCGGGACGTGGACGGGATCGTCGTCTACTCCCACCTCGCCGGACAGACCGCCGAAGCACGCGCGGCTGCCGGCATCGAGGGCGCGGCCGAGGTGATGGCCGCCCTCGCGGGCCGCCCCCGATTCCCCGTGAACACCCACCTGCTGCCCCAGACCCAGCCGGACGGATGA
- a CDS encoding acyclic terpene utilization AtuA family protein, whose amino-acid sequence MDNEPARSVRVLTPTGMLGAGFPEATVERGLELGADVIAVDGGSTDSGPYYLGASQPKTTRAAVARDLRVLLKAAARAGIPLIVGSCGTSGTDNGVDWVSEIVADIQADEGLSLPVARIYSEQDADRLKEQLTAGRIHPLPPLGDLQPDTLDSCTHIVGMMGHEPIVAAIEAGAQVVLAGRATDTAVAAAYPLMKGMPAGPTWHASKIVECGGQCTSDPRAGGVLATIDTDGFTIEPLDPTAACTPILVAAHMLYETVNPFRMREPDGTLDVSEATYTALDDRTVRVEGSRFHVADQHTVKLEGARVTGYETMSFSAVRDPHILAQIDDWADLLRAVLTQRVEQTLGLGEDKYAFDVRLYGHNAVLEQADPAQGPPREVGVMLLVNAPDQETATAVAKIANPLMLHLPTADMHYLPSLAFATSPAEIERGPAYEFVLNHAVDTTTPTDMFRIEIEETPRHG is encoded by the coding sequence ATGGACAACGAACCGGCCCGTTCCGTCAGGGTCCTCACACCAACAGGCATGCTCGGAGCCGGATTTCCCGAGGCCACCGTCGAACGCGGCCTGGAACTGGGCGCCGACGTGATCGCCGTGGACGGAGGGAGCACCGACTCCGGCCCCTACTACCTCGGTGCGTCGCAGCCCAAGACCACCCGCGCGGCGGTCGCCCGCGACCTTCGCGTGCTGCTGAAAGCCGCGGCACGCGCCGGCATCCCGCTGATCGTGGGCTCCTGCGGTACCAGCGGCACCGACAACGGCGTCGACTGGGTCTCCGAGATCGTCGCGGACATCCAGGCAGACGAAGGACTGAGCCTCCCGGTAGCGCGGATCTACAGCGAGCAGGACGCCGACCGCCTCAAGGAGCAACTGACGGCCGGCCGCATCCACCCGCTGCCGCCACTGGGAGATCTCCAGCCGGACACCCTCGACAGCTGCACCCACATCGTCGGAATGATGGGGCACGAACCGATCGTCGCCGCGATCGAGGCCGGCGCCCAGGTCGTGCTGGCGGGACGGGCCACCGACACGGCCGTCGCGGCCGCCTACCCCCTCATGAAGGGGATGCCGGCCGGACCGACCTGGCACGCCTCCAAGATCGTCGAATGCGGCGGACAATGCACCAGCGACCCAAGGGCCGGTGGAGTACTGGCCACCATCGACACCGACGGCTTCACCATCGAGCCGCTCGACCCGACCGCGGCCTGCACCCCCATCCTGGTCGCCGCACACATGCTCTACGAGACCGTGAACCCCTTCCGGATGCGTGAGCCCGACGGCACCCTCGACGTCAGCGAGGCCACCTACACGGCCCTCGACGACCGCACGGTGCGCGTGGAGGGTTCGCGTTTCCACGTTGCCGACCAGCACACCGTCAAGCTCGAGGGCGCGCGCGTCACCGGCTACGAGACGATGTCCTTCAGCGCCGTCCGGGACCCGCACATCCTCGCCCAGATCGACGACTGGGCCGACCTGTTGCGCGCGGTGCTGACGCAGCGGGTGGAGCAGACTCTGGGCCTCGGCGAGGACAAGTACGCCTTCGACGTACGCCTCTACGGCCACAACGCCGTACTGGAGCAGGCCGACCCGGCCCAGGGCCCGCCCCGTGAGGTGGGAGTCATGCTCCTCGTCAACGCGCCGGACCAGGAGACCGCCACCGCCGTCGCCAAGATCGCGAACCCCTTGATGCTGCACCTGCCGACTGCCGACATGCACTACCTGCCCAGTCTGGCCTTCGCCACCTCCCCGGCCGAGATCGAGCGCGGCCCCGCGTACGAGTTCGTCCTCAACCACGCCGTCGACACCACCACCCCCACCGACATGTTCCGCATCGAGATCGAGGAGACCCCGCGCCATGGCTGA
- a CDS encoding DUF4387 domain-containing protein: MAESGPTTLGDLAFEVRSKNAGPFWVTMELFMRDAESYAIAADESFLNEHTVAELYGVDETEIQMFRIPSLNVVKISFPRPVSQASLRDRDIHSGQHHVPLATLLVPAT; encoded by the coding sequence ATGGCTGAGTCCGGCCCCACCACGCTCGGAGACCTGGCCTTCGAGGTCCGGTCCAAGAACGCCGGGCCCTTCTGGGTCACCATGGAACTGTTCATGCGTGACGCCGAGAGCTACGCCATCGCCGCCGACGAGTCGTTCCTCAACGAGCACACGGTCGCCGAGCTCTACGGAGTCGACGAGACCGAGATCCAGATGTTCCGCATCCCGTCGCTGAACGTCGTAAAGATCTCCTTCCCGCGCCCGGTCAGCCAGGCATCCCTCCGCGACCGTGACATTCACTCCGGACAGCATCACGTTCCCCTGGCGACGCTGCTCGTGCCCGCGACCTGA